The following are encoded in a window of Bacillus sp. SORGH_AS_0510 genomic DNA:
- a CDS encoding MBL fold metallo-hydrolase produces the protein MKSQLDTLTESKHFKMVRVAEGVFAAISEPGTGSVGNAAIIDLGDSTLVVDTFTTIQAAEDLKAAATQLTGKSVAYVINTHWHSDHISGNQVFAPEAQIISTSTTRELMATIVNDRMEEFKADPEPVYQMIAEAEGKLQQETDEKLKQEIEWEIASDRAYMETLPDLVNTLPTITFEQQLTIYGENRIVQLHSYGGGHTQSDTFVYLPTEKIAIMGDLVLSKHHPVLFTANPEEWLAILERVEQLEIETIVPGHGEVCSMAELHEVKGYIQHIMALVEEALQTNGSIEDIAVPEAYQDWYFTTYFKANLQRIVDLKTNGVV, from the coding sequence ATGAAAAGTCAATTAGATACATTAACTGAATCGAAGCATTTTAAGATGGTACGCGTGGCTGAGGGTGTGTTTGCGGCCATCTCCGAACCGGGCACGGGTTCGGTGGGGAACGCAGCTATCATTGATTTAGGGGATTCTACCCTAGTGGTCGATACCTTCACGACCATCCAGGCTGCAGAGGATTTAAAGGCTGCCGCGACACAACTCACTGGAAAATCGGTCGCTTATGTAATTAATACCCATTGGCACAGTGACCATATTAGCGGGAATCAAGTATTTGCCCCTGAAGCGCAGATTATTTCCACCTCGACAACGCGCGAATTAATGGCGACCATTGTAAATGACAGGATGGAAGAGTTTAAAGCGGATCCGGAACCGGTGTATCAGATGATTGCAGAGGCAGAGGGGAAGCTGCAGCAAGAGACGGACGAAAAGTTAAAGCAAGAAATAGAGTGGGAGATTGCGAGTGACCGTGCTTATATGGAGACGCTTCCTGACTTGGTCAATACGCTGCCAACCATTACTTTTGAACAACAACTGACGATTTACGGGGAAAATCGGATCGTGCAGCTCCACTCATATGGGGGAGGACACACGCAAAGTGACACATTCGTGTACCTTCCCACAGAAAAAATAGCCATCATGGGCGATTTGGTGCTTTCGAAGCATCATCCTGTCTTGTTCACTGCGAATCCAGAGGAATGGTTAGCGATTTTGGAGCGGGTGGAGCAGCTGGAGATTGAAACGATTGTCCCGGGGCACGGGGAGGTTTGCTCTATGGCAGAACTGCATGAGGTGAAAGGGTACATACAGCACATCATGGCATTGGTGGAGGAGGCGCTCCAAACGAACGGGAGCATCGAGGATATTGCTGTCCCTGAAGCCTACCAAGATTGGTACTTTACGACTTATTTTAAGGCGAACCTTCAAAGAATAGTTGATTTAAAAACTAATGGAGTGGTGTAA
- a CDS encoding GNAT family N-acetyltransferase translates to MNYRMATTDDVKQLVRLRKKQLVDEGLEPTIDIDLELQAFFKNKLTDGSLIQWLVEDQEEIIACGAVIFYDFPPSFTNKSGKKAYIANMYTRETYRGKGIATNLLTKLVEETKTRGITKMWLAASELGRPVYKKFGFQETDEFLELHV, encoded by the coding sequence CTGAACTATCGAATGGCAACAACCGATGATGTTAAGCAATTGGTCCGTCTACGGAAAAAGCAATTAGTTGATGAGGGATTGGAGCCCACTATCGATATTGATTTGGAACTACAAGCCTTTTTTAAAAATAAACTAACGGATGGCAGTTTGATTCAATGGCTCGTAGAAGATCAGGAAGAGATTATCGCGTGCGGGGCCGTCATTTTTTACGATTTTCCGCCAAGCTTCACGAATAAGTCTGGTAAAAAGGCGTATATTGCCAATATGTATACGAGAGAAACGTACCGTGGAAAAGGGATTGCTACGAATCTGTTAACAAAATTGGTAGAGGAAACGAAAACTAGAGGGATAACGAAGATGTGGCTGGCAGCCTCAGAATTAGGGAGACCCGTCTATAAAAAGTTTGGTTTTCAGGAGACGGATGAGTTTTTAGAATTACATGTTTAG
- a CDS encoding carbon-nitrogen hydrolase family protein, whose protein sequence is MRIGLAQTRFSTKVSEGLQVVESMMVKASTAKCDLICFPESIIPGLRGVGYEIEGYDHLVQKEALNKVCKWANRLGLHVILPMEWKSSEGMHLLAFVINKMGEIVGYQTKNQIDPEEDCFGYIPGKGRTLFEAEGVKFGVVICHEGWRYPETVRWAARKEARIVFHPQFTGDVSNPDFYNYAMVCRSLENSIFFASVNYALENQKSTTALISPSGERLLSAKPNEEELLVYDLNPEEASLTLAKRFNATLL, encoded by the coding sequence ATGAGAATTGGTTTAGCGCAAACAAGGTTCTCCACGAAGGTCTCAGAAGGATTGCAAGTCGTGGAGAGCATGATGGTGAAAGCAAGTACCGCAAAGTGTGACCTCATTTGTTTCCCTGAGTCCATTATTCCGGGTCTTAGAGGGGTAGGTTATGAAATCGAGGGATACGATCACCTTGTGCAAAAAGAAGCTCTAAATAAAGTATGTAAATGGGCAAATAGGTTGGGGCTTCATGTGATTTTACCTATGGAGTGGAAAAGCAGTGAGGGCATGCATCTATTGGCATTTGTGATCAATAAGATGGGGGAAATCGTGGGTTATCAGACGAAAAATCAAATCGACCCGGAGGAGGACTGCTTCGGTTACATCCCTGGGAAAGGGAGAACGTTATTTGAAGCGGAAGGGGTCAAGTTTGGAGTCGTCATTTGCCATGAAGGCTGGAGATATCCTGAAACAGTTCGTTGGGCGGCCAGAAAAGAGGCGCGTATTGTGTTCCATCCCCAATTTACGGGTGATGTGAGCAATCCGGATTTTTATAACTATGCCATGGTTTGTCGAAGCTTGGAAAATTCCATTTTTTTCGCAAGTGTCAACTACGCATTAGAAAATCAAAAAAGTACAACTGCCCTCATATCGCCTTCGGGTGAAAGATTGTTATCGGCAAAACCGAATGAGGAAGAGCTGCTGGTGTATGACCTGAACCCTGAAGAAGCCTCTCTCACTCTTGCAAAAAGATTTAATGCAACTCTTTTATGA
- a CDS encoding GNAT family N-acetyltransferase, whose translation MEIKLLENQTDWKEAFSVMKQLRTHLSEDAYLQLVEEAAEKEHYQMAALYDNGKIVAVTGFMPMITLYNGRSVWVSDLVTDGENRSKGYGQVLLEFVHTWSKENGYDLVSLSSGVQRVDAHRFYEEKMKYDRVSHVFLKKV comes from the coding sequence ATGGAAATCAAGCTGCTGGAAAATCAAACGGACTGGAAGGAAGCCTTCTCTGTCATGAAGCAATTACGCACACATTTGTCTGAGGATGCGTATCTGCAATTAGTGGAGGAAGCCGCAGAAAAGGAGCATTATCAAATGGCCGCATTGTATGACAATGGAAAAATCGTGGCCGTGACCGGATTTATGCCGATGATTACGCTATATAACGGCCGGTCCGTTTGGGTCTCTGACTTAGTGACCGATGGTGAAAACCGCTCGAAAGGATATGGTCAAGTTCTACTCGAGTTTGTCCATACCTGGTCCAAGGAAAACGGGTACGACCTCGTTTCACTCTCATCTGGAGTTCAAAGAGTAGATGCGCACCGTTTTTATGAGGAAAAAATGAAATACGACCGAGTGAGCCATGTTTTTTTAAAAAAGGTGTAA
- a CDS encoding PLP-dependent aminotransferase family protein: MIEMTPILNNKDHTPLYIQLANYIKEEILAGKMKPGEKLPSKRKLADYLRLSLNTIQSAYEQLSAEGYVESKPRKGLFVTTLEDDRSLTMQVGPPNVGAKREAVLEKEKVTIDFNSGKIDLALFPYAQWRKLTVQALYEDQGDLFNIGDPQGERLLREEISSHLYASRGVRCSADQIIIGAGSQVLMGLLCLVIGKEHSYALENPGYHRTKAVLHDLGVDTVSISLDEDGVEMTPLKNSVAKVVYVTPSHQFPNGMIMPISRRMELLGWAEETGGYIIEDDYDGEYRYKGQPIPSLQGLDTNGTVIYLGTFSKSLIPSLRISYMVLPPSLLKRYQEKFTIYKQTVSRLHQDTLYRFMKEGHWQSHLNKMRTLYRKKHAALLASIKKYFGSKVEVIGENSGLHIVLKVETALTETELIERALHVGVKVYPLSIYCDGEMASGQQPSVLLGFGGLSEKEIDEGIRLLKNAWGDSPPSR; this comes from the coding sequence ATGATTGAAATGACCCCCATTTTAAACAACAAAGATCACACGCCGCTGTATATTCAGTTAGCCAACTACATTAAGGAGGAAATTTTAGCGGGAAAAATGAAGCCCGGCGAAAAATTGCCTTCCAAGCGAAAATTAGCCGATTACCTTCGCTTGAGCTTAAATACGATTCAGTCTGCCTATGAACAGTTAAGTGCGGAAGGGTATGTAGAAAGCAAGCCGCGTAAAGGGTTATTTGTGACCACTTTGGAGGATGACCGGTCCTTAACGATGCAAGTGGGTCCGCCGAATGTAGGGGCAAAGCGTGAGGCGGTGTTGGAGAAGGAAAAGGTAACGATCGATTTTAATTCGGGGAAGATAGATTTAGCGCTTTTTCCCTATGCCCAATGGCGGAAATTAACCGTTCAAGCGTTATATGAGGACCAGGGGGACTTGTTTAATATCGGCGATCCCCAAGGTGAGCGGCTTTTACGAGAGGAAATTTCCTCTCACCTCTATGCCTCCAGGGGTGTTCGATGCTCGGCCGACCAAATCATCATCGGGGCAGGTTCGCAAGTGTTGATGGGGTTACTATGTTTGGTCATCGGTAAGGAGCACAGCTACGCGCTTGAGAATCCGGGCTACCACCGGACAAAAGCGGTGTTGCATGATTTAGGTGTCGATACGGTTTCTATCTCACTCGATGAAGATGGCGTTGAAATGACTCCATTAAAAAATAGTGTGGCCAAAGTGGTGTATGTTACACCGTCGCATCAGTTCCCAAATGGAATGATTATGCCGATTTCCCGCAGAATGGAATTGTTGGGTTGGGCGGAAGAAACGGGAGGCTACATTATTGAAGACGATTATGACGGTGAATACCGTTATAAAGGGCAGCCGATCCCATCGTTACAGGGGCTGGATACGAACGGCACGGTGATTTACCTAGGGACGTTTTCCAAGTCGTTGATTCCGTCGCTTCGAATAAGTTATATGGTGCTGCCGCCGTCGCTATTGAAGAGGTACCAGGAAAAGTTCACGATTTATAAGCAGACGGTTTCCCGCCTGCATCAAGATACGCTGTACCGGTTTATGAAGGAAGGGCATTGGCAAAGTCATTTGAATAAGATGAGAACCTTATACCGGAAAAAGCACGCGGCTTTACTGGCCTCTATTAAAAAATATTTCGGCAGCAAGGTTGAAGTGATCGGCGAAAATTCCGGACTGCACATCGTTTTGAAGGTGGAGACCGCTCTGACCGAAACGGAGTTAATCGAAAGGGCCTTGCATGTGGGGGTAAAAGTGTACCCGTTATCCATTTATTGTGACGGGGAAATGGCGAGTGGGCAGCAGCCTAGCGTTTTGTTAGGTTTTGGCGGCTTATCGGAAAAAGAAATTGATGAGGGTATTCGGTTGTTAAAGAATGCCTGGGGGGACAGTCCCCCGTCGCGGTGA
- a CDS encoding dihydroorotate dehydrogenase — translation MPDWSYHTLFKPILHKLPPSFSREFIHRGISLLSSSFIGEKVIEFLGHMTPSKKLERHLFGTHFPSPVGLSGKIDPQLSGLQAFQNLGFGFIEIGPVTLHGSTSAEELYIDQKQELIQGTADYTIKLSTVKDKLHSLKKKKVPFFIRAEGTLPELTQICEELHPFSAGFIIDGQAFETAGQYQLFQKAVNKPVILVYSAENITKLENLQQQPSGILLEEPRLLESLAVARKLLGDGVPILTSGGIREPIDGVALLENGASLVLLGYEYVFSGPGLPKRINEAYSDKLPKESVKIEGWLWYWLFGLAIFVAGFIALFFSMTSIILPYDESFLGLLRNDLLVFNPAILYFMAHDRMTLSGTMISGGIIYMQLAKYGVRYGLHWARKAINIAGTVGFLGIFLFIGYGYFDWLHGLFWLILLPLFILGFVKTRAAIDTPSSINRTNHRQWKWSLIAQLSFVLLGFALTAGGVVISVVGASTVFVPTDLTYLCLTPDILNEFNDRLIPVIAHDRAGFGSALLSVGLLVLMLALWGIREGERWVWWTFTLGAIPAFLSGLVTHFVISYTDFVHLLPAYFAVVLYLIGVIGTAPYLSKKPGV, via the coding sequence TTGCCAGATTGGTCGTACCATACCCTATTCAAGCCGATTCTTCACAAACTGCCCCCGTCCTTTAGCCGGGAGTTTATTCACCGCGGGATTAGCCTGTTATCTTCTTCCTTCATCGGCGAAAAAGTAATCGAATTTCTCGGCCACATGACCCCTTCGAAAAAACTGGAGAGGCACCTATTCGGTACACACTTTCCTTCGCCAGTTGGTCTAAGCGGAAAAATTGATCCGCAATTATCTGGGCTCCAAGCCTTTCAAAACCTTGGGTTCGGTTTCATCGAAATTGGTCCGGTAACCCTTCACGGTTCAACCAGCGCGGAAGAACTGTACATAGATCAGAAGCAAGAACTGATACAAGGTACGGCCGATTACACTATCAAACTATCAACCGTTAAGGATAAACTTCATTCTTTGAAAAAAAAGAAAGTACCATTTTTTATAAGGGCCGAGGGTACATTGCCGGAACTCACGCAGATTTGCGAAGAACTCCACCCTTTCAGCGCTGGGTTTATCATCGACGGGCAAGCATTTGAAACAGCGGGCCAGTATCAACTTTTTCAAAAGGCAGTAAATAAACCCGTTATATTAGTTTATTCAGCTGAAAACATAACTAAGCTAGAAAACTTGCAACAACAACCTAGCGGAATCCTCCTTGAGGAACCTCGCTTGCTCGAATCTCTTGCTGTAGCAAGGAAATTGCTTGGTGATGGCGTCCCCATCCTTACGTCAGGTGGAATCCGTGAACCAATAGACGGAGTTGCCTTACTGGAGAACGGCGCTTCGCTTGTCCTATTAGGCTATGAGTATGTTTTTTCCGGGCCTGGTCTACCCAAGCGGATTAACGAGGCCTACAGCGATAAGCTCCCAAAGGAGTCCGTAAAGATTGAGGGCTGGCTGTGGTATTGGCTGTTCGGCCTGGCCATTTTTGTCGCCGGATTCATCGCCTTATTTTTCAGCATGACGTCAATTATTCTTCCATACGACGAATCGTTTTTAGGCTTACTCCGAAACGACCTTCTCGTGTTCAATCCGGCCATTCTTTACTTCATGGCCCATGACCGGATGACCCTTTCCGGAACCATGATCTCGGGCGGAATCATCTACATGCAGCTGGCGAAGTACGGGGTGCGGTATGGACTCCATTGGGCCAGGAAAGCCATAAATATCGCGGGAACGGTTGGGTTCCTGGGGATTTTCCTATTCATCGGTTACGGCTATTTCGATTGGCTCCACGGCTTGTTTTGGCTGATTTTACTACCGTTATTTATTTTGGGTTTTGTAAAAACAAGAGCCGCCATCGATACTCCGTCAAGTATCAACCGAACGAATCATCGGCAGTGGAAATGGAGTCTGATTGCGCAATTGTCTTTTGTCTTATTAGGGTTCGCTTTAACTGCTGGTGGAGTCGTTATCTCGGTCGTTGGCGCGTCGACTGTTTTTGTCCCGACCGACCTTACTTATTTATGTCTCACACCAGACATACTCAACGAGTTTAACGACCGCTTAATCCCAGTGATTGCCCATGACCGGGCTGGGTTTGGCAGCGCCTTGCTAAGTGTCGGCTTACTTGTGTTGATGCTGGCGTTATGGGGGATTCGCGAAGGGGAACGCTGGGTCTGGTGGACGTTCACGCTCGGCGCCATTCCGGCGTTTTTATCCGGACTTGTCACTCATTTCGTAATTTCCTATACGGATTTTGTGCACCTACTACCTGCCTATTTTGCCGTCGTCCTTTACCTAATCGGCGTCATCGGCACGGCTCCATATTTATCTAAAAAGCCAGGCGTTTAG
- a CDS encoding EamA family transporter — MSIVLALLAALFAAITGILAKIGMENVNSNLATAVRTIVVVVMAFIVVLVTGQLHTISSITHKALLFIGLSGVATCLSWLFFFRALAIGEVSKVVAIDKASIVLTIILSVLVLGEPAKPLVIAGGTIISIGTFILIGKSEEKKRFSGSQRYVVHAIIGAVFAALTAILAKIGLEGVDSNLGTFLRTIVILFFAWGIVVFQGRVKELKGISKKGYFFLVLSGMATGLSWLCYFAAIALGDVSVVAPIDKFSVVLTMVLSFIILKERLAKHKIVGGALITAGTIVLIL, encoded by the coding sequence ATGAGTATCGTCTTAGCATTATTAGCAGCTCTGTTTGCGGCAATTACCGGGATTTTAGCCAAGATCGGCATGGAGAATGTCAATTCTAACTTAGCCACGGCGGTCCGCACCATCGTTGTGGTGGTGATGGCTTTTATCGTTGTCCTTGTGACCGGTCAGCTTCATACAATCTCTTCGATTACCCATAAAGCCCTGCTGTTTATAGGGCTTTCGGGGGTGGCCACGTGCTTGTCATGGCTGTTTTTTTTCAGGGCGTTGGCCATTGGGGAAGTGTCGAAGGTGGTGGCCATTGATAAGGCGAGTATTGTGCTGACCATCATTTTGTCTGTACTTGTTTTGGGGGAACCCGCGAAACCCCTAGTGATTGCAGGTGGAACGATTATTTCCATTGGGACGTTTATTTTAATTGGAAAAAGTGAAGAGAAGAAACGATTTTCCGGGTCGCAACGCTATGTTGTGCACGCGATTATAGGGGCTGTGTTTGCGGCGCTAACGGCAATTTTAGCAAAAATTGGTCTGGAAGGCGTTGATTCGAACCTGGGTACCTTTTTGCGAACCATTGTGATCCTATTTTTTGCATGGGGGATTGTCGTTTTCCAGGGCAGGGTGAAGGAATTAAAGGGGATTTCCAAGAAAGGCTATTTTTTTCTCGTCCTATCAGGGATGGCCACGGGTTTGTCCTGGCTATGCTATTTTGCCGCGATCGCATTGGGCGATGTTTCTGTCGTCGCTCCCATTGACAAATTTAGTGTCGTGCTCACGATGGTGTTGAGCTTTATTATTTTAAAAGAAAGATTGGCCAAGCATAAGATTGTAGGCGGAGCGCTGATCACGGCTGGGACGATTGTTTTGATTTTATAA
- the tatC gene encoding twin-arginine translocase subunit TatC → MREKELHLSEHLNELRKRLIFIAIAFLLFLVVGLIYDKQIYLFFMGNLGYKLMVLGPSDIMWIYFHLATVVAAVGTIPVAAWQIWLFIKPALKPVERKVTLAYIPALFLLFLGGMSFGYFFIFPNVMRFLTHLGNGLIETSFTAEKYFSFLLDMTLPFGVAFELPLVIMLLTTLGVVNPFTLVKLRKYAYLILVIIASMISPPEFISHISVAIPLILIFEISVLLSKMVYTRRQKREQLILNES, encoded by the coding sequence TTGAGAGAGAAGGAACTTCACTTAAGTGAGCATCTGAATGAATTACGAAAACGATTAATTTTTATAGCGATAGCATTCCTGCTTTTTCTAGTAGTAGGATTAATTTATGACAAGCAAATCTATCTTTTCTTTATGGGGAACCTGGGATATAAGTTAATGGTGTTGGGGCCAAGTGATATCATGTGGATTTATTTCCATTTGGCCACGGTGGTTGCTGCAGTGGGGACCATTCCCGTAGCGGCTTGGCAAATTTGGTTGTTTATCAAGCCAGCGTTAAAGCCGGTGGAAAGAAAAGTAACTTTAGCATACATACCAGCGCTGTTTTTGCTTTTTTTGGGGGGAATGTCATTCGGTTATTTCTTCATCTTTCCGAACGTGATGAGATTTCTCACGCATTTGGGGAACGGATTAATCGAAACCTCGTTCACAGCGGAAAAATATTTTAGTTTTCTATTGGACATGACGTTGCCGTTTGGGGTCGCATTTGAATTACCGCTAGTTATCATGCTTCTAACGACTCTCGGAGTGGTCAATCCTTTTACATTGGTGAAACTTAGAAAGTATGCATATCTGATTCTGGTCATCATCGCCTCGATGATTTCACCGCCAGAATTTATTTCGCACATTTCCGTTGCCATCCCACTTATTCTTATTTTTGAAATCAGTGTGTTACTTTCAAAAATGGTCTATACTCGAAGACAAAAACGCGAACAACTTATACTGAACGAATCCTAA
- a CDS encoding DUF4017 family protein, producing MKKIMPPLIAYLVVCLIAIFLPASEGYNTVGWKLFVGQIYAIPVLIIVALFTFFRNKKALQQ from the coding sequence ATGAAAAAAATAATGCCTCCACTAATAGCCTATTTGGTTGTTTGTCTAATAGCCATCTTCCTTCCTGCATCTGAAGGCTATAATACAGTAGGCTGGAAATTGTTTGTCGGACAAATATATGCAATTCCAGTTTTAATCATTGTGGCTTTGTTTACATTTTTTAGAAATAAAAAAGCATTACAACAATAG